In Capillimicrobium parvum, a genomic segment contains:
- a CDS encoding methionyl-tRNA formyltransferase has product MRLAYLGTSAFAASVLERLAAGGRAPELVVTRPDAPRGRGRRLAPPPVADTARELGLEVHQPEQVSDDPRVVDAGFEAIVVCAYGALLREPLLSHPGLLNIHPSLLPRWRGAAPIERAIMAGDAQTGVAIMRPTEGFDEGPVCAVQSEPIRPDDDYGTLSARLETLGAQLLGQVLEERPPCVEQTSEGIVYAEKIGPRDRLLDPARPAAELERVVRALHPHIGARLALAGGQFLGVRRARVVEDPADGVQAADGRLLVGTVDGSLELLEVQPPGGRPMDARAYLRGRSG; this is encoded by the coding sequence CGAGCGGCTGGCCGCCGGGGGGCGGGCGCCGGAGCTCGTCGTCACGCGGCCGGACGCGCCGCGGGGGCGGGGACGCAGGCTCGCGCCGCCGCCGGTGGCCGACACCGCGCGCGAGCTGGGGCTGGAGGTCCACCAGCCCGAGCAGGTCAGCGACGACCCACGGGTCGTGGACGCCGGCTTCGAGGCGATCGTCGTCTGCGCGTACGGCGCACTGCTGCGCGAGCCGCTGCTGTCGCACCCGGGCCTGCTGAACATCCACCCGTCGCTGCTGCCGCGCTGGCGCGGCGCGGCCCCCATCGAGCGGGCGATCATGGCCGGCGACGCGCAGACCGGCGTGGCGATCATGCGCCCGACGGAGGGCTTCGACGAGGGGCCGGTCTGCGCCGTGCAGAGCGAGCCGATACGGCCCGATGACGACTACGGCACGCTCTCCGCGCGGCTGGAGACGCTCGGTGCGCAGCTGCTCGGGCAGGTGCTCGAGGAGCGGCCCCCGTGCGTGGAGCAGACGTCCGAGGGCATCGTGTACGCCGAGAAGATCGGGCCGCGGGACCGGCTGCTGGACCCGGCGCGGCCGGCGGCCGAGCTCGAGCGCGTCGTGCGCGCGCTGCATCCGCACATCGGCGCGCGGCTGGCGCTCGCCGGCGGGCAGTTCCTCGGTGTGCGGCGCGCGCGGGTCGTCGAGGACCCCGCCGATGGGGTCCAGGCGGCCGACGGGAGGCTGCTCGTCGGCACGGTGGACGGTTCGCTCGAGTTGCTCGAGGTGCAGCCGCCCGGCGGGCGGCCGATGGACGCACGGGCCTACCTGCGCGGGCGGTCCGGCTGA